From Miscanthus floridulus cultivar M001 chromosome 15, ASM1932011v1, whole genome shotgun sequence, the proteins below share one genomic window:
- the LOC136507918 gene encoding PHD finger protein ALFIN-LIKE 8-like isoform X1: protein MDGGAAFPGTPPVPRSPEDVFRDYRARQAGLIRALTTDVEKFYVMCDPEKENLCLYGLPNETWEVNLPAEEVPPELPEPALGINFARDGMNEKDWLSLVAVHSDSWLMSVAFYFGARFGFDKESRKRLFTMINNLPSIYEVVTGTAKKELKEKTPKSNNKANKSGSKPSRQAEPNSGVPKMPPPKDEESEGEEGEPQEDHETALCGACGLGYDDFWICCDLCETWFHGKCVKITPAKAEHIKQYKCPSCTGSKRTKA, encoded by the exons ATGGACGGAGGAGCCGCCTTCCCGGGCACGCCGCCGGTGCCCCGCTCGCCGGAGGACGTCTTCCGGGACTACCGCGCGCGCCAGGCCGGCCTGATCAGGGCGCTCACCACCG ATGTAGAGAAGTTCTACGTGATGTGCGACCCAG AGAAGGAGAACCTATGTTTATATGGACTTCCCAATGAGACTTGGGAAGTGAACTTGCCTGCTGAGGaggtccctcctgaactcccagAGCCAGCTCTGGGAATTAATTTTGCTCGTGATGGGATGAATGAAAAAGATTGGCTATCACTTGTTGCAGTGCATAGTGATTCTTGGCTAATGTctgttgcattttattttggagcaaggtttggaTTCGACAAGGAATCCAG GAAACGTCTCTTCACCATGATCAATAACCTTCCCAGCATATATGAGGTTGTCACAGGAACTGCCAAGAAAGAGCTCAAAGAAAAAACTCCTAAAAGCAACAATAAGGCTAACAAATCTGGCTCAAAG CCCTCACGTCAGGCGGAACCCAACTCAGGGGTCCCAAAGATGCCGCCACCAAAGGACGAGGAGAGtgaaggggaggaaggggaacCACAGGAAGACCATGAGACTGCCCTGTGCGGCGCATGTGGCCTAGGTTATGATGACTTCTGGATCTGCTGCGACTTATGCGAGACATGGTTCCACGGCAAGTGTGTCAAGATCACCCCAGCTAAAGCAGAGCACATCAAGCAGTACAAGTGCCCCTCCTGCACAGGAAGCAAGAGGACCAAGGCTTGA
- the LOC136507918 gene encoding PHD finger protein ALFIN-LIKE 8-like isoform X2, with translation MDGGAAFPGTPPVPRSPEDVFRDYRARQAGLIRALTTEKENLCLYGLPNETWEVNLPAEEVPPELPEPALGINFARDGMNEKDWLSLVAVHSDSWLMSVAFYFGARFGFDKESRKRLFTMINNLPSIYEVVTGTAKKELKEKTPKSNNKANKSGSKPSRQAEPNSGVPKMPPPKDEESEGEEGEPQEDHETALCGACGLGYDDFWICCDLCETWFHGKCVKITPAKAEHIKQYKCPSCTGSKRTKA, from the exons ATGGACGGAGGAGCCGCCTTCCCGGGCACGCCGCCGGTGCCCCGCTCGCCGGAGGACGTCTTCCGGGACTACCGCGCGCGCCAGGCCGGCCTGATCAGGGCGCTCACCACCG AGAAGGAGAACCTATGTTTATATGGACTTCCCAATGAGACTTGGGAAGTGAACTTGCCTGCTGAGGaggtccctcctgaactcccagAGCCAGCTCTGGGAATTAATTTTGCTCGTGATGGGATGAATGAAAAAGATTGGCTATCACTTGTTGCAGTGCATAGTGATTCTTGGCTAATGTctgttgcattttattttggagcaaggtttggaTTCGACAAGGAATCCAG GAAACGTCTCTTCACCATGATCAATAACCTTCCCAGCATATATGAGGTTGTCACAGGAACTGCCAAGAAAGAGCTCAAAGAAAAAACTCCTAAAAGCAACAATAAGGCTAACAAATCTGGCTCAAAG CCCTCACGTCAGGCGGAACCCAACTCAGGGGTCCCAAAGATGCCGCCACCAAAGGACGAGGAGAGtgaaggggaggaaggggaacCACAGGAAGACCATGAGACTGCCCTGTGCGGCGCATGTGGCCTAGGTTATGATGACTTCTGGATCTGCTGCGACTTATGCGAGACATGGTTCCACGGCAAGTGTGTCAAGATCACCCCAGCTAAAGCAGAGCACATCAAGCAGTACAAGTGCCCCTCCTGCACAGGAAGCAAGAGGACCAAGGCTTGA
- the LOC136509353 gene encoding serine carboxypeptidase 1-like gives MACSASAPPGRAAAAALLLLASIVCCCRSAPPGALVTHLLVFDGAQLPSKHYAGYVTVNETVGSRLYYYLVESERDPARDPVVLWLNGGPGCSSLDGFVYEHGPFNFESGGSAGSLPNLHLNPYSWSKVSSVIYLDSPSGVGLSYSKNVSYYETGDLKTASDSHTFLLKWFQLYPEFLKNPFYIAGESYAGVYIPTLANEVVKGIHKGDNPVINFKGYMVGNGVCDSAFDGNALVPFAHGMGLISDDIYKQANTACQGNYWNYSDSGECTEAVSKVDTVISGLNIYDILEPCYHGTNTKEVNSQNNRMPQSFKDLGVTSRPLPVRTRMIGRAWPLRAPVRDGRVPSWQELAAGTGSSVMCMSDEVATTWLNNDSVRSAIHAEPVSSIGPWILCTDKLIYHHDAGSMIIHHKNLTSQGYRALIYSGDHDMCVPYTGSLAWTTSLGYGVIDSWRAWFVNEQVSGYTQGYENGLTFATIKGSGHTVPEYKPQEAFAFYSRWLAGSKL, from the exons ATGGCCTGCTCTGCGTCTGCTCCGCCGGGTCGTGCCGCAGCAGCAGCCCTTCTCCTGCTGGCCTCCATCGTCTGCTGCTGCCGCTCGGCGCCGCCGGGTGCGCTCGTGACGCATCTCCTCGTGTTCGACGGCGCCCAGCTGCCGTCGAAGCACTACGCCGGGTACGTGACGGTGAACGAGACTGTCGGGAGCAGGCTGTACTACTACCTGGTGGAGTCAGAGCGCGACCCGGCCCGGGACCCCGTCGTGCTCTGGCTCAACGGCGGCCCCGGCTGCTCCAGCTTGGACGGCTTCGTCTACGAGCACG GACCATTCAACTTTGAGTCAGGAGGGTCAGCTGGAAGTCTGCCAAACCTTCATCTCAACCCTTATAGTTGGTCCAAG GTGTCTAGTGTAATATACTTGGACTCCCCTTCCGGTGTTGGGCTGTCATACTCAAAGAATGTTTCATATTATGAAACTGGCGATCTTAAGACAGCTTCTGATTCGCATACTTTCCTTCTCAAG TGGTTCCAGCTCTACCCGGAGTTCCTGAAAAATCCATTTTACATAGCTGGAGAGTCTTACGCCGGAGTTTATATCCCTACCCTTGCAAACGAAGTGGTCAAAG GAATCCACAAAGGAGATAATCCAGTTATAAACTTCAAG GGCTACATGGTTGGGAATGGTGTATGTGACAGCGCCTTTGATGGTAATGCTCTTGTACCGTTTGCGCATGGAATGGGCCTAATTTCAGATGATATATATAAG CAAGCGAATACTGCATGTCAAGGAAACTACTGGAATTATTCTGACAGTGGAGAATGCACCGAGGCAGTGTCGAAAGTCGATACG GTAATCAGCGGATTAAATATTTATGACATTCTTGAGCCGTGCTACCATGGCACAAATACCAAGGAAGTGAACTCACAAAATAACAGAATGCCTCAAAGTTTTAAAGATCTTGGTGTAACTAGCAGGCCCCTTCCGGTAAGAACAAGAATGATTGGACGGGCATGGCCTTTGAGAGCTCCTGTAAGAGATGGGCGCGTTCCATCATGGCAAGAGCTAGCCGCTGGCACTGGATCATCAGTTATGTGTATG AGTGATGAAGTTGCAACAACATGGCTAAACAATGATAGCGTCAGATCTGCGATTCATGCAGAACCA GTCAGTTCAATTGGACCTTGGATCCTATGCACAGATAAATTGATATATCACCATGATGCTGGGAGTATGATCATTCATCACAAAAACCTTACAAGCCAGGGTTACCGTGCTCTCATTTACAG TGGTGACCATGATATGTGTGTACCTTACACTGGGAGCCTAGCATGGACCACATCTTTAGGCTATGGAGTCATTGATTCGTGGCGAGCGTGGTTTGTTAATGAACAAGTTTCTGG GTACACCCAAGGATATGAAAATGGCCTCACTTTTGCTACTATTAAG GGTTCTGGGCATACAGTTCCTGAGTATAAACCACAGGAAGCATTTGCTTTCTACAGCCGTTGGCTTGCTGGTTCTAAACTGTGA